One window of the Anaeromyxobacter dehalogenans 2CP-C genome contains the following:
- a CDS encoding glycine C-acetyltransferase: protein MNPAFTDHLRTQLDRLQAEGLFKRERVITSRQGPWVEADGRRVVNLCANNYLGLAGRQELVDAAVAALPRWGFGMSSVRFICGTQDIHKELEQRLARYLGFEDAILFSSCFDANGGVFEALLGEEDAVVSDALNHASIIDGIRLCKARRYRYANGDMADLAAQLAAADAAGARFKLVVTDGVFSMDGYLANLPAICDLAGRHGAMVMVDDSHAVGFVGEHGRGTHEHHGVMGRVDLVTGTLGKALGGASGGYVAGSREVVEWLRQKARPYLFSNTLAPVIAATSIAVLDLLESGDGLRRQLRENARHFRAELTRLGFELLPGEHPIIPVMLHEAPLAQELARRLLDEGVYVTGFFFPVVPKGQARIRTQMSAAHSREDLDHAVAAFEKVGRALGVI, encoded by the coding sequence ATGAACCCAGCCTTCACCGATCACCTGCGCACCCAGCTCGACCGCCTCCAGGCGGAGGGGCTGTTCAAGCGCGAGCGCGTCATCACCAGCCGCCAGGGCCCCTGGGTCGAGGCCGACGGCCGCCGGGTGGTGAACCTGTGCGCGAACAACTACCTCGGCCTTGCCGGGCGGCAGGAGCTGGTGGACGCCGCGGTGGCGGCGCTGCCTCGCTGGGGCTTCGGCATGTCCTCGGTGCGGTTCATCTGCGGCACCCAGGACATCCACAAGGAGCTGGAGCAGCGGCTGGCGCGCTACCTCGGCTTCGAGGACGCCATCCTGTTCTCCTCCTGCTTCGACGCGAACGGCGGCGTGTTCGAGGCGCTGCTGGGCGAGGAGGACGCGGTCGTCTCCGACGCGCTCAACCACGCCTCCATCATCGACGGGATCCGGCTCTGCAAGGCGCGCCGCTACCGCTACGCGAACGGCGACATGGCCGACCTCGCCGCGCAGCTCGCCGCCGCCGACGCCGCCGGGGCGCGGTTCAAGCTGGTGGTGACCGACGGCGTCTTCTCGATGGACGGGTACCTCGCCAACCTGCCCGCCATCTGCGACCTGGCCGGGCGGCACGGCGCGATGGTGATGGTGGACGACAGCCACGCGGTGGGCTTCGTCGGCGAGCACGGCCGCGGCACGCACGAGCACCACGGGGTGATGGGCCGGGTGGACCTCGTCACCGGCACGCTCGGCAAGGCGCTGGGCGGCGCGTCCGGCGGCTACGTGGCCGGCTCGCGCGAGGTGGTCGAGTGGCTCCGCCAGAAGGCGCGGCCGTACCTGTTCTCGAACACGCTCGCGCCGGTCATCGCCGCCACCAGCATCGCGGTGCTCGACCTGCTGGAGTCCGGCGACGGCCTGCGGCGGCAGCTCCGCGAGAACGCCCGCCACTTCCGCGCCGAGCTGACCCGCCTCGGCTTCGAGCTGCTGCCGGGCGAGCACCCCATCATCCCGGTGATGCTCCACGAGGCGCCGCTGGCGCAGGAGCTGGCCCGCCGGCTGCTCGACGAGGGCGTCTACGTGACCGGCTTCTTCTTCCCGGTGGTGCCGAAGGGCCAGGCGCGCATCCGCACGCAGATGAGCGCGGCGCACTCGCGCGAGGACCTCGACCACGCCGTGGCGGCGTTCGAGAAGGTCGGCCGCGCGCTGGGCGTCATCTGA
- the tdh gene encoding L-threonine 3-dehydrogenase → MKALVKAKREEGIWMQHDVPVPEVGVHDVMIRVTKSAICGTDVHIYNWDEWSQKTVPVPMVVGHEYVGRVERVGAEVEAFRPGERVSGEGHVTCGFCRNCRAGRRHLCRHTVGVGVNRPGSFAEYVVIPADNVYRIPDDIPDDIAAIFDPFGNATHTALSFDLVGEDVLVTGAGPIGVMAAAIARHVGARHVVVTDVNDYRLDLARRMGASRAVNVAREDLRAVMSELGMREGFDVGLEMSGNGRAFRQLLEVMNHGGRIALLGIMPGPEPIDWSQVVFKGLQLKGVYGREMYETWYKMVAMLQSGLDLSAVVTHRFSIDDFQQGFDVMRSGRSGKVVLDWGVAR, encoded by the coding sequence ATGAAGGCACTCGTCAAGGCGAAGCGCGAGGAAGGCATCTGGATGCAGCACGACGTCCCGGTCCCCGAGGTGGGGGTCCACGACGTGATGATCCGGGTGACGAAGAGCGCGATCTGCGGCACCGACGTGCACATCTACAACTGGGACGAGTGGAGCCAGAAGACCGTCCCGGTGCCGATGGTGGTGGGCCACGAGTACGTGGGCCGGGTCGAGCGGGTCGGGGCCGAGGTGGAGGCGTTCCGGCCCGGCGAGCGGGTGAGCGGCGAGGGGCACGTCACCTGCGGCTTCTGCCGGAACTGCCGCGCCGGCCGCCGGCACCTGTGCCGGCACACGGTGGGCGTGGGCGTGAACCGGCCCGGCTCGTTCGCCGAGTACGTGGTGATCCCGGCCGACAACGTCTACCGCATCCCGGACGACATCCCCGACGACATCGCCGCCATCTTCGACCCGTTCGGCAACGCCACGCACACCGCGCTCTCCTTCGACCTGGTGGGCGAGGACGTGCTCGTCACCGGCGCCGGGCCCATCGGCGTGATGGCGGCGGCGATCGCGCGGCACGTGGGCGCGCGCCACGTGGTGGTGACCGACGTGAACGACTACCGCCTCGACCTGGCGCGCCGGATGGGCGCGTCGCGGGCGGTGAACGTGGCGCGGGAGGACCTGCGCGCGGTCATGTCCGAGCTGGGCATGCGCGAGGGCTTCGACGTGGGGCTGGAGATGAGCGGGAACGGCCGCGCCTTCCGCCAGCTCCTCGAGGTGATGAACCACGGCGGCAGGATCGCCCTGCTCGGCATCATGCCCGGCCCGGAGCCCATCGACTGGAGCCAGGTGGTGTTCAAGGGCCTCCAGCTCAAGGGCGTGTACGGCCGGGAGATGTACGAGACCTGGTACAAGATGGTCGCGATGCTCCAGAGCGGGCTCGACCTCTCGGCGGTCGTCACGCACCGCTTCTCGATCGACGACTTCCAGCAGGGCTTCGACGTGATGCGCAGCGGGCGCTCGGGCAAGGTCGTGCTGGACTGGGGCGTCGCGCGCTGA
- a CDS encoding FAD-dependent oxidoreductase translates to MSDQQQKTGVGRRAILKATAVAAGTGLALDLFGGKADAAEPRAKRPLPKRWDETWDVVVVGSGFAGLAAAAEAAKAGAKVTVLEKMPVYGGNSIINGGEYNAWTDELHLREKLKLPEDSQDLHGKDTLKGGDYYGDPKLVEILCRESPKALDWMIDEGGLQLREILNRTGGHTAYRTHTCKEGVGRGYTEAERKIAEKAGAKIRLNHEITWIWRADVDGPVLGVEVKARGKKLQLRVTRGLVLASGGFSRDVKMRMAFNPSLVASYNCTNHPGATGETLRFAQAVGADTLHLAFIQLYPYAEPETGILDAPAVYPFRGPGYGILYVDRKGKRFVNELERRDVVSRAEINTGMKPTYSVFSAKMAPLMGGTKEEIDAGISKGRFVKADTIEELAGKLGLPADALRETVATHNRYIKEKRDPDFGKPITDRMLPLEEGPFYGIAQWPAVHHTMGGLRIDEQARVIDIWGNPIPRFFAAGEITGGIHGANRLGGNAGPDAVVFGRIAGRSAAGATPAA, encoded by the coding sequence ATGAGCGATCAGCAGCAGAAGACCGGAGTCGGACGTCGCGCGATCCTCAAGGCCACCGCGGTGGCGGCCGGCACGGGCCTCGCGCTCGACCTCTTCGGCGGCAAGGCCGACGCGGCCGAGCCGCGCGCGAAGCGGCCCCTGCCGAAGAGGTGGGACGAGACCTGGGACGTGGTGGTGGTGGGCTCCGGCTTCGCCGGCCTGGCGGCGGCGGCCGAGGCCGCCAAGGCGGGCGCGAAGGTGACGGTGCTCGAGAAGATGCCGGTGTACGGCGGCAACTCGATCATCAACGGCGGCGAGTACAACGCCTGGACCGACGAGCTGCACCTCCGCGAGAAGCTGAAGCTGCCCGAGGACTCGCAGGACCTGCACGGCAAGGACACGCTCAAGGGGGGCGACTACTACGGCGATCCCAAGCTGGTCGAGATCCTCTGCCGCGAGTCGCCGAAGGCGCTCGACTGGATGATCGACGAGGGCGGCCTGCAGCTCCGCGAGATCCTGAACCGCACCGGCGGGCACACCGCCTACCGCACCCACACGTGCAAGGAGGGCGTCGGGCGCGGCTACACCGAGGCCGAGCGCAAGATCGCGGAGAAGGCCGGCGCGAAGATCCGCCTCAACCACGAGATCACCTGGATCTGGCGCGCCGACGTGGACGGGCCGGTGCTGGGCGTCGAGGTGAAGGCCCGCGGGAAGAAGCTCCAGCTCAGGGTGACCCGGGGGCTGGTGCTCGCGTCGGGCGGCTTCAGCCGCGACGTGAAGATGCGCATGGCGTTCAACCCGAGCCTGGTGGCGAGCTACAACTGCACCAACCACCCGGGCGCCACCGGCGAGACGCTCCGCTTCGCGCAGGCCGTCGGCGCCGACACGCTGCACCTCGCCTTCATCCAGCTCTACCCGTACGCCGAGCCGGAGACCGGCATCCTCGACGCGCCGGCCGTCTACCCGTTCCGCGGCCCGGGCTACGGCATCCTGTACGTGGACAGGAAGGGCAAGCGCTTCGTGAACGAGCTGGAGCGCCGCGACGTGGTCTCGCGCGCCGAGATCAACACCGGGATGAAGCCGACCTACTCCGTCTTCAGCGCGAAGATGGCGCCGCTCATGGGCGGCACCAAGGAGGAGATCGACGCCGGCATCTCCAAGGGCCGCTTCGTGAAGGCCGACACCATCGAGGAGCTGGCCGGCAAGCTCGGGCTCCCGGCCGACGCGCTCCGCGAGACCGTCGCCACGCACAACCGGTACATCAAGGAGAAGAGGGACCCGGACTTCGGCAAGCCCATCACCGACCGCATGCTGCCGCTCGAGGAGGGGCCGTTCTACGGCATCGCCCAGTGGCCCGCGGTGCACCACACCATGGGCGGCCTGCGCATCGACGAGCAGGCGCGCGTGATCGACATCTGGGGCAACCCCATCCCGAGGTTCTTCGCCGCGGGCGAGATCACCGGCGGCATCCACGGCGCGAACCGCCTCGGCGGCAACGCCGGCCCGGACGCGGTCGTGTTCGGGCGGATCGCCGGCCGGAGCGCGGCGGGCGCCACCCCGGCCGCCTAG
- a CDS encoding cytochrome c3 family protein, protein MNALVALGALALVAAAPPRPSAPAGSCKQCHPSWTVLPKDHPPVKGTTLAACLGCHKPVADAKPDAFSARLHRAHRAPEADCTVCHTLARGRFGLAGGKKPLGTLAEGDAPLRRAAASWAGSTLLDAAHAKADVACAGCHAGALPETGAFVENDRCLACHGPADALVKATEPAVHPDRNPHRSHLGEIDCTVCHHAHAASENYCLNCHPKFEMKPLPGAAPLRPVHAAPEETP, encoded by the coding sequence ATGAACGCCCTCGTCGCGCTCGGCGCGCTGGCGCTCGTCGCCGCCGCGCCTCCCCGGCCGTCCGCCCCCGCGGGCAGCTGCAAGCAGTGTCACCCTTCGTGGACCGTCCTGCCCAAGGATCACCCGCCGGTGAAGGGCACCACCCTGGCCGCCTGCCTCGGCTGCCACAAGCCGGTCGCGGACGCGAAGCCGGACGCGTTCTCGGCGCGGCTTCACCGCGCCCACCGCGCGCCCGAGGCGGACTGCACCGTGTGCCACACGCTGGCGCGCGGGCGCTTCGGCCTCGCCGGCGGGAAGAAGCCGCTCGGCACGCTCGCCGAGGGCGACGCGCCGCTGCGCCGGGCCGCGGCCTCCTGGGCGGGCTCGACGCTGCTCGACGCGGCCCACGCGAAGGCCGACGTCGCCTGCGCCGGCTGCCACGCCGGCGCGCTCCCGGAGACGGGCGCGTTCGTCGAGAACGACCGCTGCCTCGCGTGCCACGGCCCGGCCGACGCCCTCGTGAAGGCGACCGAGCCCGCGGTGCACCCGGACCGCAACCCGCACCGCTCGCACCTCGGGGAGATCGACTGCACGGTCTGCCACCACGCCCACGCCGCCTCGGAGAACTACTGCCTCAACTGCCACCCGAAGTTCGAGATGAAGCCGCTGCCGGGCGCGGCGCCGTTGCGCCCGGTCCACGCAGCACCGGAGGAGACACCATGA
- a CDS encoding phosphatase PAP2 family protein, which produces MLPAILALALAAQPVPAVQTVPAALPSAPTVVPPAAPDLPLDAPEARPPGDSVYRLVPWLDVPLTALAAGVAILPGRYPFHFISPRCPCDPAEVNGFDRFAIDLHSRAAGVISDVTVLASVGVPVVADALWVGNTRALREDLMILTETLALNSAAVMTVKFAVQRPLPVTYAGRDGLVKQAQGYRSFYSGHTSTAVAALTAASWTYTLRRGPAAWPWLVTAAVGASVGAERVLAGRHFPTDVLVGAAAGFGFGTLVPLLHARGGRLPVALAPMGRGVQLTGTW; this is translated from the coding sequence ATGCTCCCGGCCATCCTCGCGCTCGCCCTCGCCGCCCAGCCCGTCCCGGCCGTCCAGACGGTGCCGGCGGCCCTGCCCTCCGCCCCCACCGTCGTGCCGCCGGCCGCGCCGGACCTGCCGCTCGACGCGCCCGAGGCGCGGCCGCCGGGCGACAGCGTCTACCGGCTGGTCCCCTGGCTCGACGTGCCGCTCACCGCGCTCGCGGCGGGCGTGGCCATCCTGCCAGGGCGCTACCCGTTCCACTTCATCTCCCCGCGCTGCCCCTGCGATCCGGCCGAGGTGAACGGCTTCGACCGCTTCGCCATCGACCTGCACAGCCGCGCCGCCGGCGTGATCAGCGACGTGACCGTGCTCGCCTCGGTGGGCGTGCCGGTGGTGGCGGACGCGCTGTGGGTGGGGAACACGCGGGCGCTGCGCGAGGACCTGATGATCCTCACCGAGACGCTGGCGCTCAACTCGGCCGCGGTGATGACGGTGAAGTTCGCGGTGCAGCGGCCGCTGCCGGTCACCTACGCCGGGCGCGACGGCCTGGTGAAGCAGGCGCAGGGCTACCGGTCGTTCTACTCCGGGCACACCTCCACCGCGGTCGCGGCGCTCACCGCCGCGTCCTGGACCTACACGCTGCGCCGGGGCCCGGCCGCGTGGCCGTGGCTGGTGACCGCGGCGGTGGGCGCGAGCGTCGGCGCCGAGCGCGTGCTGGCGGGGCGCCACTTCCCCACCGACGTCCTGGTGGGCGCGGCGGCGGGCTTCGGCTTCGGGACGCTGGTCCCGCTGCTCCACGCGCGCGGGGGGCGGCTGCCGGTGGCGCTCGCGCCCATGGGGCGCGGCGTCCAGCTCACCGGCACCTGGTAG
- a CDS encoding dicarboxylate/amino acid:cation symporter: MKRLARSLYLQVLLAVVLGALVGHLFPATGASLKPLGDGFIKLVKMLIAPIVFATVVTGIAKMGDLRKVGRVGLKGLLYFEVLTTVALAIGLVVARLARPGAGMNVDPATLDTKAIASYTNGAQAHGTVDFLMNVIPRDVADAFARGDILQVLLFSVLFGAALAALKDKGRPVLEFVDGLSLVLFRIVGFVMRLAPVGAFGAMAFTVGKYGIATLLSLGKLIACFYATSALFVVLMLGLVLRWCGLSLFRFLRYIKEEIFVVLGTSSSESALPLMMRKMEKLGCSKPVVGLVVPMGYSFNLDGTSIYLTLATLFIAQATNTHVTLVQELEILAVLLLTSKGAAAVTGGGFITLAATLSAVGNIPVAGLALLLGVDRFMSEARAITNLIGNGVASVAVSRWEGELDQARARAVLAGTVPDEVEPANDPEPPAMAAGLGLHG, encoded by the coding sequence GTGAAGCGTCTCGCGCGCAGCCTGTACCTGCAGGTGCTCCTGGCGGTCGTCCTCGGTGCGCTGGTCGGGCACCTGTTCCCGGCCACCGGCGCGTCGCTGAAGCCGCTCGGCGACGGGTTCATCAAGCTGGTGAAGATGCTGATCGCGCCCATCGTGTTCGCGACGGTCGTCACCGGCATCGCGAAGATGGGCGACCTGCGGAAGGTCGGGCGGGTGGGGCTGAAGGGGCTGCTCTACTTCGAGGTGCTGACCACCGTTGCGCTCGCCATCGGCCTGGTGGTGGCGCGCCTGGCGCGCCCCGGCGCGGGGATGAACGTGGACCCGGCCACGCTCGACACCAAGGCCATCGCCTCCTACACGAACGGCGCGCAGGCCCACGGCACCGTGGACTTCCTCATGAACGTGATCCCGCGCGACGTCGCGGACGCGTTCGCGCGCGGCGACATCCTGCAGGTGCTGCTGTTCTCGGTGCTGTTCGGCGCCGCGCTCGCGGCGCTGAAGGACAAGGGCCGGCCGGTGCTCGAGTTCGTGGACGGCCTCTCGCTGGTGCTGTTCCGCATCGTCGGCTTCGTGATGCGCCTCGCCCCGGTGGGCGCGTTCGGCGCCATGGCGTTCACGGTGGGGAAGTACGGCATCGCCACGCTGCTCAGCCTCGGCAAGCTCATCGCCTGCTTCTACGCGACGAGCGCGCTGTTCGTGGTGCTGATGCTGGGCCTGGTGCTGCGCTGGTGCGGGCTCAGCCTGTTCCGGTTCCTCCGCTACATCAAGGAGGAGATCTTCGTGGTGCTCGGCACCTCCTCCTCCGAGTCGGCGCTGCCGCTCATGATGCGGAAGATGGAGAAGCTCGGCTGCTCGAAGCCGGTGGTCGGGCTGGTGGTGCCGATGGGCTACTCCTTCAACCTCGACGGCACCTCCATCTACCTGACGCTCGCCACCCTGTTCATCGCCCAGGCGACCAACACCCACGTGACGCTGGTGCAGGAGCTGGAGATCCTGGCGGTGCTGCTGCTGACCTCGAAGGGCGCCGCGGCGGTGACCGGCGGCGGCTTCATCACGCTGGCGGCGACGCTCTCCGCGGTGGGGAACATCCCGGTGGCCGGCCTGGCGCTGCTGCTTGGCGTGGACCGGTTCATGTCCGAGGCCCGCGCCATCACCAACCTCATCGGGAATGGCGTCGCCTCGGTGGCCGTTTCGCGCTGGGAGGGCGAGCTGGACCAGGCCCGCGCCCGCGCCGTCCTCGCCGGCACCGTGCCGGACGAGGTGGAGCCGGCGAACGATCCCGAGCCGCCGGCGATGGCGGCCGGCCTCGGGCTGCACGGCTGA
- a CDS encoding sigma-54-dependent transcriptional regulator codes for MSESFYPAFAVLAVDDEAAWLRSVALTLERAAGITHLLTCQDPRRVMEVLDGNDVGVVLLDLTMPHLSGEDLLGRISVEHPDVKVIVVSGMNQVETAVRCMKLGAFDYHVKTEEEDRLVAGVLRAVRMQELQRENGEMTARFMSGELRNPEAFAGIVTQDRTMLTLFSYVEAVARSPQPLLVTGESGVGKELVAGAAHRLSGLPGKLVAVNVAGLDDAVFADTLFGHLRGAFTGAEQARRGMVEEAADGTLFLDEIGDLSVPSQVKLLRFLQEGEYFPLGSDRPKRVKVRVVAATHQDLAAKERAGMFRRDLYYRLRTHRVRVPPLRERREDVPLLLDHFLGEAARQLGKKKPTPPRQLAQLLMTHDFPGNVRELRAMCFDAVSRHRDRVLSMDAFLEAIGRHGNGAHPAADEGQNPFGAVERLPTFDEALELLVQEAMRRSGGNQTLAARLVGISQPALSKRLKSYRR; via the coding sequence GTGAGCGAGTCCTTCTACCCCGCGTTCGCGGTCCTGGCGGTGGACGACGAGGCCGCCTGGCTGCGCTCGGTGGCGCTCACCCTCGAGCGCGCCGCCGGCATCACCCACCTGCTCACCTGCCAGGATCCGCGGCGGGTGATGGAGGTGCTCGACGGCAACGACGTCGGGGTGGTGCTGCTCGACCTGACCATGCCGCACCTGTCCGGCGAGGACCTGCTCGGCCGCATCTCGGTGGAGCACCCCGACGTGAAGGTCATCGTGGTCTCCGGGATGAACCAGGTCGAGACCGCGGTGCGCTGCATGAAGCTCGGCGCGTTCGACTACCACGTGAAGACCGAGGAGGAGGACCGGCTGGTCGCCGGCGTGCTGCGCGCCGTGCGCATGCAGGAGCTGCAGCGCGAGAACGGGGAGATGACCGCGCGCTTCATGTCCGGGGAGCTGCGCAACCCCGAGGCGTTCGCCGGCATCGTCACGCAGGACCGCACCATGCTGACGCTGTTCTCGTACGTGGAGGCGGTGGCGCGGAGCCCGCAGCCGCTGCTCGTCACCGGCGAGAGCGGGGTGGGGAAGGAGCTGGTGGCCGGGGCCGCGCACCGGCTCTCCGGGTTGCCCGGGAAGCTGGTGGCCGTGAACGTGGCCGGGCTCGACGACGCGGTGTTCGCCGACACGCTGTTCGGCCACCTGCGCGGCGCGTTCACCGGCGCCGAGCAGGCCCGGCGCGGCATGGTGGAGGAGGCCGCCGACGGCACGCTGTTCCTCGACGAGATCGGGGACCTCTCGGTGCCGTCGCAGGTGAAGCTGCTGCGCTTCCTGCAGGAGGGCGAGTACTTCCCGCTCGGGAGCGACCGGCCGAAGCGCGTGAAGGTGCGCGTCGTCGCCGCCACGCACCAGGACCTCGCCGCCAAGGAGCGGGCCGGGATGTTCCGGCGCGACCTGTACTACCGCCTGCGCACGCACCGGGTGCGGGTGCCGCCGCTCCGCGAGCGCCGCGAGGACGTGCCGCTCCTGCTCGACCACTTCCTCGGCGAGGCGGCGCGGCAGCTCGGGAAGAAGAAGCCCACCCCGCCGAGGCAGCTCGCGCAGCTGCTCATGACGCACGACTTCCCCGGCAACGTCCGCGAGCTGCGCGCCATGTGCTTCGACGCGGTCAGCCGCCACCGCGATCGCGTGCTCTCCATGGACGCGTTCCTGGAGGCGATCGGCCGGCACGGCAACGGCGCCCACCCCGCGGCCGACGAAGGGCAGAACCCGTTCGGCGCGGTGGAGCGGCTGCCCACGTTCGACGAGGCGCTGGAGCTGCTGGTGCAGGAGGCGATGCGGCGCTCCGGCGGGAACCAGACGCTGGCCGCCCGCCTGGTCGGCATCTCGCAGCCGGCGCTGTCGAAGCGCCTGAAGTCCTATCGCCGCTGA
- a CDS encoding transporter substrate-binding domain-containing protein → MRRIHACLLVAAVLAAAPVARAVPPAPQPKRVVVGADRDYPPYEFLDENGQPAGFNVDLTRAIGEVMGFTVEFRFGDWAGIRAGLADGSIDVLQGISWSEERARRLDFAAPHAIVHHAIFVRKDGPRPASLDALAGREVVVFGGGIMDEEITRAGKAAEVIRTQTPADALRLLASGQHDCVVLALLPGIYLQRQLGLTNIEPVGEPVRAERYGYAVRKGDRELLARFDEGLAILKQTGRYDAIHARWLGPLEPRPIGWKAVARYAALGALPILVLLGASIAWSRSLRRLVAQRTASLEREVAERERAVAALREHQHQLVQAQKAAAMGVLVSGVAHEINNPAGYILLNVPTLKAAFADAQEALDARAREGELKLAGIPYARMRDEIPQMLDEIAEGGRRIKRIVDDLKDFARRDDAPRLEPMDLGASARAAVRLLEAPIRAATSRFELAVAPGLPRVRGNPHRLEQVIVNLLLNACQALPDRDHGLRLSIRHDAAAGEVVLEVRDEGVGIPPEHLARLTDPFFTTKRESGGTGLGLSVSAGIVKEHGGRLEFGSQPGVGTTAALVLPALHEEAAA, encoded by the coding sequence ATGCGCCGAATCCACGCTTGCCTGCTCGTCGCCGCGGTGCTGGCGGCGGCCCCGGTTGCACGGGCCGTCCCGCCCGCGCCGCAGCCGAAGCGGGTGGTGGTCGGGGCCGACCGCGACTACCCGCCCTACGAGTTCCTCGACGAGAACGGCCAGCCGGCCGGTTTCAACGTGGACCTCACCCGCGCCATCGGCGAGGTGATGGGGTTCACGGTCGAGTTCCGCTTCGGGGACTGGGCGGGCATCCGGGCCGGGCTCGCCGACGGCAGCATCGACGTGCTCCAGGGCATCTCGTGGTCGGAGGAGCGCGCCCGCCGCCTGGACTTCGCGGCGCCGCACGCCATCGTCCACCACGCCATCTTCGTCCGGAAGGACGGCCCCCGGCCCGCCTCGCTCGACGCGCTGGCCGGGCGCGAGGTGGTGGTGTTCGGCGGCGGCATCATGGACGAGGAGATCACCCGGGCCGGCAAGGCCGCCGAGGTGATCCGGACGCAGACGCCCGCCGACGCGCTGCGCCTGCTCGCCTCCGGCCAGCACGACTGCGTCGTGCTGGCGCTCCTGCCCGGGATCTACCTGCAGCGCCAGCTCGGGCTCACCAACATCGAGCCCGTGGGCGAGCCCGTGCGCGCCGAGCGCTACGGGTACGCCGTGCGGAAGGGCGATCGCGAGCTGCTCGCGCGCTTCGACGAGGGGCTCGCCATCCTGAAGCAGACCGGGCGCTACGACGCCATCCACGCGCGCTGGCTCGGGCCGCTCGAGCCCAGGCCCATCGGGTGGAAGGCCGTCGCGCGCTACGCCGCGCTCGGCGCGCTGCCCATCCTCGTGCTGCTCGGCGCCAGCATCGCCTGGAGCCGGTCGCTGCGGCGGCTGGTGGCCCAGCGCACCGCCTCGCTGGAGCGCGAGGTGGCCGAGCGCGAGCGGGCCGTGGCCGCGCTGCGCGAGCACCAGCACCAGCTCGTGCAGGCGCAGAAGGCGGCCGCGATGGGCGTGCTCGTGTCCGGGGTCGCCCACGAGATCAACAACCCCGCCGGCTACATCCTGCTCAACGTCCCCACGCTCAAGGCCGCGTTCGCCGACGCGCAGGAGGCGCTCGACGCGCGCGCGCGCGAGGGCGAGCTGAAGCTGGCCGGCATCCCGTACGCGCGCATGCGCGACGAGATCCCGCAGATGCTGGACGAGATCGCCGAGGGCGGGCGGCGCATCAAGCGCATCGTGGACGACCTGAAGGACTTCGCCCGGCGCGACGACGCGCCCCGGCTCGAGCCCATGGACCTCGGCGCCTCCGCGCGCGCCGCGGTGCGCCTGCTCGAGGCGCCCATCCGCGCCGCCACCTCCCGGTTCGAGCTGGCGGTCGCGCCCGGGCTGCCGCGCGTGCGCGGCAACCCGCACCGGCTCGAGCAGGTGATCGTGAACCTGCTCCTGAACGCGTGCCAGGCGCTCCCCGACCGCGATCACGGGCTGCGCCTCTCGATCCGCCACGACGCGGCCGCCGGCGAGGTGGTGCTGGAGGTGCGCGACGAGGGCGTCGGCATCCCCCCCGAGCACCTGGCGCGGCTCACCGACCCGTTCTTCACCACCAAGCGCGAGAGCGGCGGCACCGGGCTCGGCCTGTCGGTGTCGGCGGGGATCGTGAAGGAGCACGGCGGCCGGCTCGAGTTCGGCTCGCAGCCGGGCGTGGGCACCACCGCGGCGCTGGTGCTGCCCGCGCTCCACGAGGAGGCCGCGGCGTGA